One genomic region from Leucoraja erinacea ecotype New England chromosome 36, Leri_hhj_1, whole genome shotgun sequence encodes:
- the senp8 gene encoding sentrin-specific protease 8, whose protein sequence is MNSVILSYHDSLIRHSDMLLLNPPNWLNDHIISFAFEYFATEQYKELLGKVCFISPEVTQFIKCTTSQEELAIFLEPLALNQKSLVFLAVNDNSVQAAGGSHWSLLHYSRDKDCFSHFDSCSSMNESHARQIARKLQHFLGTKSEVPFLEELAPVQKNSYDCGMYVICNTEVLCEQYLRGEQRPLMMVVTPSYITQKRVSWKKLIERLSKE, encoded by the coding sequence ATGAATTCGGTGATCCTAAGCTACCATGACAGCTTGATACGGCACTCAGACATGCTGCTGCTCAACCCACCCAACTGGCTGAATGACCACATCATTAGCTTTGCCTTTGAATACTTTGCCACCGAGCAGTATAAGGAGCTGCTGGGCAAGGTGtgcttcatcagccctgaggtGACCCAGTTTATCAAGTGTACGACCAGTCAGGAGGAGCTGGCCATCTTCCTGGAGCCGCTCGCCCTGAACCAGAAGAGCTTGGTCTTCCTGGCAGTCAACGATAACTCCGTGCAGGCGGCTGGCGGGTCTCACTGGAGCCTGCTCCACTACAGCAGGGACAAGGACTGTTTCAGCCACTTTGATTCCTGCAGCAGCATGAACGAAAGCCATGCCCGTCAGATTGCCAGGAAACTGCAGCACTTCTTGGGAACCAAATCTGAAGTGCCTTTCCTAGAAGAGCTGGCGCCAGTCCAGAAAAACAGCTATGATTGTGGGATGTACGTTATCTGTAACACAGAGGTCCTTTGTGAGCAGTACCTCAGGGGTGAGCAGAGGCCACTGATGATGGTTGTCACCCCATCTTACATCACCCAGAAGAGAGTTAGCTGGAAAAAGCTGATTGAGCGGTTGTCGAAGGAATAA